From Astyanax mexicanus isolate ESR-SI-001 chromosome 16, AstMex3_surface, whole genome shotgun sequence, one genomic window encodes:
- the diras1a gene encoding GTP-binding protein Di-Ras1a: protein MPEQSNDYRVVVFGAGGVGKSSLVLRFVKGTFRDTYIPTVEDTYRQVISCDKSVCTLEITDTTGSHQFPAMQRLSISKGHAFILVYSITSRQSLEELKPIYQQVLAIKGNVEGIPIMLVGNKSDETQREVETKEGEAQANNWKCAFMETSAKTNHNVTELFQELLNLDKKRDMSLNMRSSKQRRADKLKAKCSVM from the coding sequence ATGCCGGAGCAGAGCAATGACTACCGCGTGGTGGTGTTCGGTGCTGGGGGTGTGGGCAAGAGCTCCCTGGTCCTGCGCTTCGTGAAGGGCACCTTCAGGGACACCTACATCCCCACCGTGGAGGACACCTACCGGCAGGTCATCAGCTGCGACAAGAGCGTGTGCACGCTGGAGATTACCGACACCACGGGCAGCCACCAGTTCCCCGCCATGCAGCGTCTGTCCATCTCCAAGGGCCACGCCTTCATCCTGGTCTACTCCATCACCAGTCGGCAGTCCCTAGAGGAGCTCAAGCCCATCTACCAGCAGGTGCTGGCTATCAAGGGCAACGTGGAGGGAATCCCCATTATGCTGGTGGGCAACAAGAGCGACGAGACCCAGCGGGAGGTGGAGACCAAAGAAGGCGAAGCCCAGGCCAACAACTGGAAGTGTGCCTTCATGGAAACCTCGGCCAAAACCAACCACAACGTAACCGAGCTCTTCCAGGAGTTGCTGAACCTAGACAAGAAGCGCGACATGAGCCTCAACATGCGTTCCAGCAAGCAGCGGAGGGCCGATAAGCTGAAGGCCAAGTGCAGCGTGATGTAA